One window of Chamaesiphon minutus PCC 6605 genomic DNA carries:
- a CDS encoding ISAs1 family transposase: MKLKPKHSIAEHFDDIEDIRIERGKKHKLIDIITISICAVVCGADGWIDIEMYGIARKKWLEKFLELPNGIPSHDTFARVFSQINPDEFNKSFLSWIKGISKITAGEIIAFDGKQSRNSGDEKNGQGVINTVSAWAASNRLVLGQKKVEGKSNEITALPELIQILDLAGCIVTIDAMGCQREIVKKIVEKDADYVIAVKKNQPTLYKQVKQLFKQAIETQGKDLNLSSFNSREMNRGREEIRNYLMITDVAEQIDPLQKWKKLTSIGMVESVRVVGGKTSVETRYFISSLESDAQKLAEGIRSHWSIENSLHWVLDVAFKEDDSRIRKDNAPANFAILRHIAVNIISENKSRKLSVRSKRFLATLDEEYSTELLEAIL, from the coding sequence ATGAAGCTGAAGCCTAAGCATAGTATCGCAGAACACTTTGACGACATAGAAGACATTAGGATTGAACGTGGAAAAAAACATAAACTAATCGACATCATCACGATCTCCATTTGTGCTGTAGTATGTGGGGCGGACGGATGGATAGATATAGAAATGTATGGTATAGCCAGAAAAAAATGGTTAGAAAAGTTCCTAGAACTACCGAATGGAATCCCATCTCATGATACATTTGCTAGAGTATTTTCACAAATTAATCCTGATGAATTTAATAAATCATTCCTGAGTTGGATTAAAGGAATAAGTAAAATAACCGCAGGAGAAATAATTGCCTTTGATGGAAAACAATCTCGAAACTCAGGAGATGAAAAGAATGGTCAAGGTGTAATTAATACAGTCAGTGCCTGGGCTGCAAGTAATAGATTAGTATTAGGTCAAAAGAAAGTAGAAGGAAAATCTAATGAAATCACAGCACTTCCCGAACTGATTCAAATCTTGGATTTAGCAGGATGTATCGTTACCATCGACGCAATGGGATGTCAAAGAGAAATAGTCAAAAAAATCGTCGAAAAAGATGCAGATTATGTAATTGCTGTAAAAAAGAATCAACCGACCTTGTACAAACAAGTAAAGCAGCTATTTAAACAAGCAATTGAAACTCAGGGAAAAGACCTCAACCTGAGTAGCTTCAACAGTAGAGAGATGAATAGAGGTAGAGAAGAAATTCGTAATTATTTAATGATAACAGATGTTGCGGAGCAAATAGATCCACTGCAAAAATGGAAAAAGTTAACTAGTATTGGCATGGTAGAATCAGTTCGAGTTGTCGGCGGAAAGACGAGTGTAGAAACTCGTTATTTTATCAGTAGTCTAGAGAGCGATGCTCAAAAATTAGCAGAGGGAATTAGAAGTCATTGGTCGATAGAAAATTCTCTTCACTGGGTGCTTGATGTTGCTTTTAAAGAAGATGATAGTCGAATTAGGAAAGATAATGCTCCAGCTAATTTTGCGATTTTACGACATATAGCAGTTAACATAATTAGTGAAAATAAAAGTCGAAAGTTAAGTGTTAGAAGTAAGAGATTCTTGGCGACACTTGACGAAGAATATTCAACTGAACTTTTAGAAGCTATTTTGTAA
- a CDS encoding IS66 family transposase, giving the protein MSINSETSPTETNTIATEVEGLRRLVEEQRKLIDKLSKQLTNQKERIEQLEAELRTKKKLKGKPKLSASLLNQPEEKEIKSDKRAGSAKSSKKLNFEIDEEITIEPNSIPENAKFNGYRNYDVQELIIKRHNIRFQIAEYITVEGKTVVGELPAEYQGRHYGPGLVCYVMYQHYQCRVPQPLIYEQLREWGIDISTGQVNRLLNEEHQIFEQEQHQVLKAGLETAIYIHTDDTGARHNGKNGYCTVIGNEDFAYFHSSDSKSRENFLKILQAGEERYVLNEEAKVYLENYQLPQKQLSEISDSDEPLATTKEEWHEHLLSSGIKNIKTVRVLTEAALLGGLNIVGRSEALRIISDGAGQFNVMQHGLCWVHIERGLRKLEGDNKQERENIIEMQGLLWNYYQELKQYQQQPNREFSLSLQSKFDEIFGRCYIRHGLLNGVLNQIRNHKIELLQVLDCPEFPLHNNAAETDIREYVTRRKISGGTRSELGRKARDTFVGLKKTCRKLGISFWNYLTSRLHGDEQVLSLSDVIRAKAAAKIPAPT; this is encoded by the coding sequence ATGAGTATAAACAGCGAAACTAGTCCAACCGAAACAAATACCATAGCCACAGAGGTAGAAGGTTTGCGGCGGCTGGTAGAAGAACAAAGAAAGCTCATTGACAAACTATCCAAGCAACTGACAAATCAGAAAGAAAGAATAGAACAATTAGAAGCAGAATTAAGAACAAAAAAGAAACTGAAAGGAAAGCCGAAACTAAGTGCCAGTCTGCTAAATCAGCCCGAAGAGAAAGAGATAAAATCGGATAAAAGAGCAGGTTCGGCAAAGTCCAGTAAAAAATTAAACTTTGAGATCGACGAAGAAATAACCATCGAGCCAAATAGTATTCCTGAGAATGCCAAATTCAATGGATATCGAAACTACGATGTACAAGAGCTAATAATTAAGCGGCATAACATTAGGTTTCAGATAGCTGAGTACATCACAGTAGAAGGAAAAACAGTGGTGGGAGAATTACCCGCAGAATATCAGGGAAGACACTATGGGCCAGGATTAGTGTGTTATGTGATGTATCAGCACTATCAGTGCAGAGTACCACAGCCATTGATTTACGAGCAACTCCGAGAATGGGGAATAGACATTTCGACAGGACAAGTAAATCGGCTCTTAAATGAAGAGCATCAAATATTTGAGCAAGAACAACACCAGGTATTAAAAGCAGGGCTAGAAACAGCAATATACATCCATACAGATGATACTGGAGCAAGACATAACGGGAAGAATGGATACTGCACAGTAATTGGCAATGAGGACTTTGCGTATTTCCACAGCAGTGACTCGAAGAGCCGAGAAAACTTTTTGAAAATATTGCAAGCAGGAGAAGAAAGATATGTATTAAATGAAGAGGCAAAAGTATATTTGGAGAACTACCAGCTCCCACAAAAACAGCTAAGTGAGATTAGTGATTCGGATGAGCCATTAGCAACGACAAAAGAAGAATGGCATGAGCATCTATTGTCGAGCGGAATAAAGAATATCAAAACAGTACGAGTACTAACAGAAGCAGCACTGTTAGGTGGTTTGAACATTGTAGGTAGAAGTGAAGCATTGAGAATCATCAGTGACGGGGCGGGACAATTTAATGTGATGCAGCATGGATTGTGTTGGGTTCATATTGAGAGAGGTTTGAGAAAATTAGAGGGTGATAATAAGCAAGAGCGAGAGAATATTATCGAAATGCAAGGATTGTTGTGGAACTACTATCAAGAGCTAAAACAGTATCAGCAGCAGCCTAACCGAGAATTTTCATTAAGTTTACAAAGTAAATTTGATGAAATATTTGGGCGTTGTTATATTCGTCATGGGCTATTAAATGGTGTCCTTAATCAAATCAGAAATCATAAGATTGAACTACTACAGGTACTAGATTGCCCAGAATTCCCCTTACATAACAATGCGGCAGAAACCGATATTAGAGAATATGTCACTCGCCGGAAAATTAGTGGAGGCACACGCTCTGAACTAGGTAGAAAAGCTAGAGATACATTCGTTGGCTTGAAAAAGACTTGCCGGAAGTTAGGAATTTCGTTTTGGAATTATCTCACCTCTCGATTACATGGAGATGAGCAAGTACTATCGTTATCCGATGTGATTCGAGCTAAAGCTGCGGCGAAGATTCCCGCTCCGACCTAG
- a CDS encoding GNAT family N-acetyltransferase — protein MSVQFEVPLIRVRDASSIVGSLVTLTTKHLNDFRAVWREQLRTSADEDQYWDWEQKQRIYLAGGAGIYEGYAIECEQLTQGMMILQVRGYRSQIDTNRRLVYVHSLATAPWNRLSNPNLNGFRAVGSALLRFARFRSEELDYGGLVGLHSLPTAEMFYRKMGMIDGGSDAEKENLTYFEWYRRDPASIEESRIDEGIESDD, from the coding sequence TTGTCCGTTCAGTTTGAAGTGCCACTAATTCGAGTCCGAGATGCTTCATCGATCGTGGGTTCATTAGTGACCTTGACTACCAAGCACTTGAATGATTTCAGAGCGGTATGGCGGGAGCAACTCAGAACCTCGGCTGATGAAGACCAATATTGGGATTGGGAACAAAAACAACGTATTTATTTAGCAGGTGGAGCGGGGATATATGAAGGCTATGCGATCGAGTGCGAGCAATTGACTCAAGGAATGATGATTCTTCAAGTCAGGGGCTATCGCTCTCAGATAGACACAAACCGCCGACTGGTATACGTTCATTCGCTAGCAACAGCACCCTGGAATCGGCTCTCAAATCCCAATCTGAATGGGTTTCGAGCAGTGGGGAGCGCATTACTCCGATTTGCTCGGTTCCGCAGTGAAGAATTAGATTATGGTGGATTAGTAGGATTACATTCTTTGCCCACTGCTGAGATGTTTTATCGTAAGATGGGCATGATTGATGGAGGGTCGGATGCTGAAAAGGAGAACTTGACTTATTTTGAGTGGTATCGCCGCGATCCTGCTTCGATCGAGGAATCTAGGATAGATGAAGGTATCGAATCGGATGATTAA
- a CDS encoding SCP2 sterol-binding domain-containing protein, with protein sequence MAKFDNHPTVKWWRDRSGDIQPTTSISLNSAALRTLCIEAGADDVGFVEIDRATIADQYAEILDTFAPTKTLVSFVCRMNREDVRTPARSIANLEFHANYDHANEVARNIVKALAQIGVRAVNPASAFPMEMDRFPGKVWVVSHKPVAVAAGLGHMGIHRNVIHPKFGNFIALGTVLIDREVTEYNYPIEYNPCIECKLCVVACPVGAIGADGSFGFSACYTHNYREFMSGFTDWTETIVESKNVKEYRQKVSASESASMWQSLSFKANYKAAYCIAACPAGEDVIGAFLTDRKEFVREVVKPLQDKPETIYVIPGSDAETYVAKRFPHKKVKLVSSGIRPQSIQGFVFGLPLLFQQQQSKGLNAIYHFTFTGSESRCVTVVIRDLMLQIQEGHIGKANLSVTADSQTWLGFLAKERNIVWALVRRKIRVRGSLKLLQAFGKCFPA encoded by the coding sequence ATGGCTAAATTTGATAACCATCCCACCGTTAAGTGGTGGCGAGATCGATCTGGAGATATCCAACCGACAACCAGCATTAGCTTGAATTCAGCAGCTTTGCGAACGCTGTGTATCGAGGCGGGTGCTGATGATGTAGGATTTGTGGAGATCGATCGAGCCACAATCGCCGACCAATACGCAGAGATTCTAGATACGTTTGCACCGACTAAAACGTTGGTGAGTTTCGTCTGTCGGATGAATCGAGAAGATGTGAGGACTCCAGCTCGATCGATCGCTAACCTGGAATTTCATGCTAATTACGACCATGCGAATGAAGTTGCGCGAAACATTGTTAAAGCACTAGCGCAGATCGGGGTTCGAGCAGTAAATCCAGCCTCGGCATTTCCGATGGAGATGGATCGCTTTCCAGGTAAAGTCTGGGTTGTCTCGCATAAACCTGTGGCTGTCGCCGCTGGACTGGGACACATGGGTATTCATCGGAATGTGATTCATCCCAAATTTGGTAATTTCATCGCCTTGGGAACCGTTTTAATCGATAGAGAAGTTACCGAGTATAACTATCCGATCGAATACAATCCCTGTATTGAGTGCAAATTGTGCGTTGTAGCTTGTCCGGTAGGCGCGATTGGGGCTGATGGTAGTTTCGGTTTCTCAGCCTGTTATACCCATAATTACCGCGAGTTTATGAGCGGATTTACGGATTGGACAGAGACGATCGTCGAGAGTAAAAATGTCAAAGAATATCGCCAAAAAGTTAGTGCTAGTGAATCAGCTTCCATGTGGCAAAGCCTATCTTTTAAGGCGAATTATAAAGCCGCTTACTGTATTGCTGCATGTCCGGCTGGGGAAGATGTCATTGGGGCATTTTTGACCGATCGTAAGGAGTTTGTGCGTGAGGTAGTTAAGCCATTACAGGACAAACCGGAGACAATTTATGTCATCCCCGGATCGGATGCCGAAACCTATGTTGCCAAACGTTTTCCACATAAAAAAGTCAAGCTCGTCAGTAGTGGCATTCGCCCCCAATCGATTCAGGGCTTTGTGTTTGGATTGCCATTGCTATTTCAACAACAGCAGTCAAAAGGATTGAATGCTATTTATCACTTCACATTTACTGGATCTGAATCCCGCTGTGTGACGGTAGTAATTCGCGATCTAATGCTCCAAATTCAAGAAGGTCATATTGGCAAGGCAAATCTGTCTGTAACCGCAGATAGCCAGACTTGGTTGGGCTTTCTTGCTAAGGAACGAAACATCGTTTGGGCGTTGGTGCGACGTAAAATTCGGGTTCGCGGATCGCTCAAACTACTTCAAGCATTTGGTAAATGTTTTCCGGCGTGA
- a CDS encoding MarR family winged helix-turn-helix transcriptional regulator: MSDRISQSQLAGMSQVPATCMGLHVRRASRIITQVYDAALRPVDLVLSQFTLLVCINLMESAQITRLAQELYTDQTTLTRNLKLLKLRGLVSIDPGEDRRVKLVSLTDEGKAILAQALPLWEQAQAQVMQQFDRQEWQTLLSLLSDVKKLS; encoded by the coding sequence ATGAGCGATCGCATTTCCCAATCTCAACTTGCTGGAATGAGTCAAGTACCTGCAACCTGTATGGGGCTGCACGTCCGTCGTGCTTCACGGATTATCACGCAGGTATATGATGCGGCATTACGCCCTGTCGATTTGGTGTTGAGCCAGTTTACGCTGCTGGTTTGCATTAATCTGATGGAGTCTGCACAGATTACCCGCTTGGCACAAGAGTTGTATACCGATCAGACCACTTTAACCCGCAATCTCAAGCTGCTAAAGCTACGGGGATTGGTTTCGATCGATCCAGGCGAGGATCGGCGGGTCAAATTGGTGTCCCTGACGGATGAGGGTAAGGCGATATTGGCTCAGGCACTGCCATTGTGGGAACAAGCTCAAGCTCAGGTGATGCAACAATTCGATCGACAGGAATGGCAAACGTTACTGTCGCTATTGTCTGATGTAAAAAAACTCAGTTAG
- a CDS encoding DUF4351 domain-containing protein — translation MTQFPHDEFAKNFLDSLLSPLGTVEISQQISSEVRYADVYFTPQPNAVKTDELGLLAKLATSAVVFEPFRNSVKIPQIRACMSKLFDLHQALGKEAKKENQSELAEDSLPMLWILTPTLSAPILEGFGAKLDLENWGEGVYLMPTHFKTGIIVLHQLPKTPETLWLRILGKGRVQEQAISEVAALPAQHPQRDNVLDLLGNLKVILEARTNIEPEEQELIMQLSPLYLEKIQAAELVGEQRGEQRGEVKEAQALILRQLKRRVGSVSIELESQVKALPLARLEELGEALLDFSQIGDLVAWLDADSRSSDAT, via the coding sequence ATGACACAATTCCCCCATGATGAATTTGCCAAAAACTTCTTAGATTCCTTATTATCTCCTTTAGGAACCGTAGAAATTTCGCAACAAATTAGTAGTGAGGTGCGTTATGCGGATGTCTATTTTACGCCCCAACCCAATGCGGTTAAAACCGACGAGCTAGGATTGCTGGCTAAACTAGCTACCAGCGCAGTCGTATTTGAACCATTTCGCAATTCGGTGAAGATACCTCAAATTCGGGCTTGTATGTCGAAGTTATTTGACTTGCATCAGGCTCTAGGCAAAGAGGCTAAAAAGGAAAATCAATCGGAATTAGCCGAAGATAGTTTGCCGATGTTGTGGATTCTGACTCCAACTTTATCGGCACCCATTCTCGAAGGTTTTGGAGCTAAATTGGATTTAGAGAATTGGGGCGAGGGCGTATATTTAATGCCTACTCATTTTAAAACGGGGATTATCGTCCTTCATCAGTTACCGAAGACACCAGAGACTTTATGGCTTAGAATATTGGGTAAAGGGCGGGTGCAAGAGCAAGCGATCTCAGAAGTAGCAGCGTTACCAGCTCAACACCCACAGCGGGATAATGTGTTGGATCTGTTGGGTAATTTGAAGGTGATTCTGGAAGCCAGAACAAATATCGAACCAGAGGAGCAAGAATTAATTATGCAATTATCACCTTTGTATCTGGAAAAGATTCAAGCGGCTGAGTTGGTTGGCGAGCAACGTGGGGAGCAGCGGGGTGAGGTGAAGGAGGCGCAAGCTTTAATCCTACGTCAATTAAAACGACGGGTAGGGAGCGTTTCAATAGAATTAGAATCACAAGTGAAAGCATTACCGTTAGCTCGATTGGAGGAGTTGGGGGAGGCGTTGTTAGATTTTAGTCAGATCGGGGATTTGGTGGCTTGGTTGGATGCCGATTCTCGCTCGTCAGACGCTACATAA
- the egtD gene encoding L-histidine N(alpha)-methyltransferase, which yields MNVNRIGNESIFQGATIANEHPRFRWINFNTIAAAIDDGRDVIQGLSQNQKTLPCRYFYDDLGSELFEQITDLTEYYPTRTEQAILEKYASEIASLTGTCELVELGSGSSRKTHLLLEAYTQLDPQLHYYPIDVSAGILKSTALALLERYPNLKLCGLAGTYEQALAQLPPAELENRMVIFLGSTLGNLTDRERSSFLTQIQQALQPGEFFLLGVDLQKSIQTIEAAYNDDRGVTAEFNLNILSHLNHRFGGDFVLDSPGERLRQRFEHLAFYNREQHRIEMHLRSLVTQTITLARLNYRVTFEAGETSHTEISRKFDLPTLVNELSAHAFKPLQIWTDPQDWFGLLLCQRQCTVEECP from the coding sequence ATGAACGTCAATCGGATCGGGAATGAATCGATTTTCCAAGGAGCGACTATCGCCAACGAGCATCCCCGTTTTCGGTGGATTAATTTTAATACCATCGCAGCAGCGATCGATGATGGTAGGGATGTAATTCAAGGGCTGAGTCAGAACCAAAAAACTCTACCTTGTCGCTACTTTTATGACGATCTCGGATCGGAATTATTCGAGCAAATTACCGACTTAACAGAGTACTATCCCACCCGCACCGAACAGGCGATTCTCGAAAAATATGCCTCAGAAATTGCCTCACTCACGGGTACCTGCGAATTAGTAGAATTAGGTAGCGGTAGCTCTCGAAAAACTCATTTATTATTAGAGGCATACACTCAACTAGATCCTCAACTGCACTACTATCCGATCGATGTCAGTGCTGGCATTCTCAAGAGTACGGCTCTAGCATTGTTGGAACGCTATCCCAACTTAAAACTGTGTGGCTTGGCGGGGACTTACGAGCAGGCTTTGGCGCAATTACCACCAGCAGAACTAGAGAACCGGATGGTGATTTTTCTGGGTAGTACGCTCGGAAATCTTACCGATCGAGAGCGTAGCAGTTTCCTGACTCAAATTCAACAAGCACTCCAACCTGGAGAATTTTTCCTACTAGGGGTAGACCTCCAAAAATCGATCCAGACGATCGAAGCTGCGTATAATGACGATCGAGGGGTGACGGCTGAATTTAACCTCAATATCCTCAGCCATCTCAATCATCGTTTTGGAGGTGATTTTGTACTCGATTCTCCAGGGGAGAGGCTTCGCCAACGATTCGAGCATTTAGCATTCTACAATCGGGAGCAGCATCGGATTGAAATGCACCTTCGTAGTTTGGTAACTCAAACTATAACTCTCGCTCGATTAAACTATCGAGTTACATTTGAAGCTGGAGAAACGAGCCATACCGAAATCTCGCGCAAGTTCGATCTACCAACATTAGTAAACGAGCTATCAGCTCATGCTTTTAAGCCTCTACAAATCTGGACAGATCCACAAGATTGGTTTGGATTGTTGCTCTGTCAACGTCAATGTACTGTAGAGGAGTGTCCTTGA
- a CDS encoding response regulator transcription factor: MAAHILLVEDEVKLARFIELELESEGYRVSVAHDGMAGLALARESAPDLAILDWMLPGLTGVELCRRLRSTGISIPVILLTAKDEVGDRVTGLDAGADDYVVKPFSIEELLARIRSHLRRTQKTDEDLLQFEDLTLNRRTREVHRGGRSIDLTAKEFELLQYLLSHPRQVFTREQIIENVWGFDFLGDSNIIEVYVRYLRTKLEQNNEPRLIHTARGVGYALREQ; the protein is encoded by the coding sequence ATGGCAGCACATATTCTTTTAGTTGAAGATGAAGTTAAACTCGCCCGATTTATCGAACTGGAATTGGAGAGTGAGGGCTATCGCGTCAGTGTGGCACACGATGGGATGGCGGGACTTGCGCTGGCGCGGGAGTCGGCACCAGATCTAGCGATTTTGGATTGGATGTTGCCAGGACTTACGGGCGTAGAACTCTGTCGGCGATTGCGATCGACTGGTATATCTATCCCCGTAATTTTACTAACAGCCAAAGATGAAGTGGGCGATCGCGTGACGGGTTTGGATGCTGGAGCCGATGATTATGTCGTCAAACCGTTTAGCATCGAAGAACTACTCGCACGCATCCGTTCTCATCTAAGACGTACCCAAAAAACCGACGAAGATCTGTTGCAATTTGAAGATTTAACTTTAAATCGGCGGACTCGTGAAGTCCATCGCGGCGGTAGATCGATCGATTTAACAGCCAAAGAATTTGAGTTGTTACAATACCTATTGAGTCATCCACGTCAAGTATTTACTAGAGAGCAAATTATCGAAAATGTGTGGGGATTTGATTTTCTGGGCGACTCAAATATTATCGAGGTTTATGTTAGATATCTCCGCACGAAGTTAGAGCAAAATAATGAGCCAAGATTGATTCATACCGCGCGGGGTGTTGGCTATGCTTTGCGGGAGCAATAG
- the msrA gene encoding peptide-methionine (S)-S-oxide reductase MsrA yields the protein MSTNIFNRYFHLVFILSLLSLTTVSCGISRSSSSAVANATPAKIAGIEIEPPSDIAITAKGEQTLVLAGGCFWGVEAVFENLKGVSNVVSGFSGGDAKTANYDTVSSGRTSQAEAVKITYNPQQISIGQLLKIYFLVAHDPTQIDRQGPDNGTQYRSAIFFANSQQQQVAKTYIDRLNQARIFTQPIATQLVALNEFYPAEQYHQNFIDRNPTYPYVVVHDLPKLNLLRQQFPDLVRR from the coding sequence ATGTCAACTAATATTTTCAATCGTTATTTTCATCTTGTCTTTATTCTCTCGTTATTATCGCTTACGACTGTCTCTTGTGGGATTTCAAGATCGAGTTCTTCCGCTGTTGCAAATGCAACTCCCGCGAAGATCGCTGGCATCGAGATCGAGCCGCCTAGCGATATTGCGATTACTGCAAAGGGGGAACAGACATTAGTACTTGCTGGCGGATGTTTTTGGGGCGTGGAAGCAGTATTTGAAAATCTCAAAGGTGTTTCTAATGTTGTCTCTGGTTTTTCGGGCGGAGATGCGAAGACGGCTAATTATGATACCGTCAGCAGTGGGAGAACGAGTCAAGCCGAAGCTGTAAAAATTACATATAATCCTCAGCAAATTTCGATCGGACAACTGTTGAAGATTTACTTTCTCGTCGCTCACGATCCCACCCAGATCGATCGACAAGGGCCAGATAATGGCACCCAATATCGATCGGCAATCTTTTTTGCCAATTCTCAACAGCAACAGGTGGCAAAAACTTATATCGATCGGCTGAATCAAGCTCGCATCTTTACCCAACCGATCGCGACACAATTAGTTGCATTAAATGAGTTTTATCCGGCGGAGCAGTACCATCAGAATTTTATCGATCGCAATCCAACATATCCCTATGTGGTAGTTCACGATCTGCCCAAACTCAATCTATTACGGCAACAATTCCCCGATCTCGTTCGACGTTAA
- a CDS encoding molybdopterin-dependent oxidoreductase: protein MNSLNRRQLLQLSGFAGMGLVLDSCGLNQYSTNIGNAIDPLNQRVEEFLLKPQALASEYPVSSIEPQALLINSFNDTPKIDPATFKLIIDGAVNQPMQLSMNDIQKLPLRSMVIQHVCVEGWAAIVQWGGVRLKDLIALAQPKNTARYVYFESGDGYYNSWDLPSAMHPQTLLAYQKNGQPLPVDNGAPLRLAAPIKLGYKQSKWVTRVTLLDRLATKQGYWEDQGYEWFGGL, encoded by the coding sequence ATGAACTCCCTAAATCGGCGGCAATTATTACAACTATCTGGTTTCGCAGGCATGGGCTTAGTGCTCGATAGTTGTGGATTGAATCAATATTCAACCAATATCGGGAATGCGATCGATCCGCTCAATCAACGAGTCGAAGAATTTTTACTCAAACCGCAAGCTCTAGCAAGTGAATATCCAGTTAGCTCGATCGAACCTCAAGCTTTATTGATTAATAGTTTTAACGATACTCCCAAAATCGATCCGGCTACTTTTAAATTAATTATCGACGGCGCAGTGAACCAGCCGATGCAATTGAGTATGAATGATATTCAAAAATTGCCATTGCGATCGATGGTAATTCAGCATGTGTGCGTCGAAGGTTGGGCGGCGATCGTGCAGTGGGGCGGGGTAAGACTTAAAGATTTAATCGCTTTAGCACAGCCAAAAAACACAGCTCGATATGTCTATTTTGAATCTGGAGATGGTTACTATAACAGTTGGGATTTACCTTCAGCAATGCACCCACAAACGCTATTAGCATATCAAAAAAATGGTCAGCCGCTTCCGGTAGACAATGGGGCACCATTGCGTCTTGCTGCACCGATTAAGCTGGGCTACAAGCAAAGTAAATGGGTGACTAGAGTTACTTTACTCGATCGATTAGCAACCAAGCAGGGCTATTGGGAAGACCAAGGTTATGAGTGGTTTGGGGGATTATAA
- a CDS encoding cytochrome b/b6 domain-containing protein, with amino-acid sequence MKIPKKSPPIPHQKIVIKLFHGIIIVSLLLMSGSGLQIYNATPVFGGKDGWRFPDFMTLGGWLAGGRDWHFAMMWVFSFNLLIYGIYIFLTKRWQRRFAASNDLQAIKVGQNPKRKAYAWHRIIYTGIIPILILAIASGLAMYKPVQLGWLAGLFGDWQTLRTVHFLTVPIALLFTIVHMLMGLKVGGLRLWRSMFV; translated from the coding sequence ATGAAAATACCTAAAAAATCACCACCGATTCCTCATCAAAAAATTGTTATTAAGCTGTTTCACGGGATTATTATTGTCAGTCTATTGCTGATGAGTGGAAGTGGGCTGCAAATTTATAATGCTACGCCCGTATTTGGTGGAAAAGATGGGTGGCGGTTTCCCGATTTTATGACTTTGGGTGGGTGGTTGGCGGGTGGTAGGGATTGGCATTTTGCAATGATGTGGGTGTTTTCATTTAATTTGCTAATTTACGGTATTTATATCTTTTTAACTAAGCGGTGGCAACGCCGTTTTGCGGCTAGTAACGATCTTCAGGCTATTAAGGTCGGGCAAAATCCCAAGCGTAAGGCTTATGCTTGGCATCGAATTATTTATACTGGCATCATTCCGATTTTGATTCTGGCGATCGCGAGTGGATTGGCGATGTACAAGCCAGTACAATTAGGCTGGTTGGCGGGTTTATTTGGCGATTGGCAAACTCTTCGTACGGTACATTTTCTGACAGTCCCGATCGCGTTGTTATTTACGATCGTCCACATGCTAATGGGTTTAAAAGTCGGTGGATTGAGACTCTGGCGATCGATGTTTGTCTAA
- a CDS encoding cytochrome c biogenesis CcdA family protein — translation MTSQALSIGLAFGGGIVTVLSPCILPVLPIIVGRSLQSHHYGPIAIVLGLVGGFAITGSLLGVVASWIPNLPDALRAVAIAILLVMGVFSIFPEWGYRFFQIFSIKIDSSNSIGLVGEFWLGSQLGLLWTPCAGPVLASILLLAAVQHQPLQAFGMLVVYGLGAAVPMLVVAYGGRYLGQRLLQLRSHSGTIQKIGGMMIIMTAIVMLLGLDVQVQLWLAPLFPSFTI, via the coding sequence ATGACTAGTCAGGCTCTCTCCATCGGGTTGGCATTTGGCGGTGGGATCGTGACGGTGTTATCTCCCTGTATCTTGCCAGTGTTGCCGATTATCGTCGGTCGATCGCTGCAATCTCACCACTACGGGCCGATCGCGATCGTGTTGGGCTTAGTAGGTGGTTTTGCGATTACAGGTAGCTTGCTGGGCGTTGTAGCTAGCTGGATTCCCAATTTACCAGACGCGCTCAGGGCGGTGGCGATCGCGATTTTATTAGTCATGGGTGTATTTTCAATTTTCCCTGAATGGGGTTATCGATTTTTTCAAATATTCTCGATTAAAATCGACAGTTCAAATTCGATCGGTTTGGTAGGTGAATTCTGGTTGGGCAGCCAACTTGGACTTCTCTGGACACCTTGTGCGGGGCCAGTATTGGCGAGTATTTTACTTTTGGCAGCGGTGCAACATCAACCACTTCAGGCGTTTGGAATGCTGGTTGTTTATGGATTGGGAGCCGCTGTACCGATGTTGGTAGTTGCTTATGGCGGTCGTTATTTGGGGCAGCGATTGTTACAGTTGCGATCGCATTCTGGGACGATCCAAAAGATTGGCGGGATGATGATTATTATGACGGCGATCGTGATGCTGTTGGGTTTGGATGTGCAGGTTCAGTTATGGCTGGCTCCGTTATTTCCGAGTTTTACTATTTGA